In a genomic window of Brockia lithotrophica:
- a CDS encoding TatD family hydrolase, with protein MFDAHLHFEAIVSREDGTIDWERAKRLVERWRAGGVRGVLAVSVDRPSSERTLELKERFPDFVFAALGEHPERPSSSEREFWALEELIRTERERISAIGEIGLPYYVGVERKSAVLERLRIFAALGRELDLPLVLHAVYDGAAEALSTLREAAIEKAHFHWLKASDAIVERILDSGYRVSVTPEICYQERARVLARKVRRRGEPILFETDGPWMYEGPFGGRPADPLWLWDVLRCTAEVVGEKEEDLLASADAAFLSLFGSS; from the coding sequence ATGTTCGATGCGCACTTGCACTTTGAGGCAATTGTATCCCGAGAGGACGGTACGATCGATTGGGAACGGGCAAAACGGCTTGTCGAGCGTTGGCGCGCAGGCGGCGTGCGGGGGGTATTGGCGGTGTCTGTGGATCGACCGTCGTCCGAAAGGACGCTTGAACTCAAGGAACGGTTTCCCGACTTTGTTTTTGCCGCTTTAGGCGAACACCCGGAGCGACCTTCCTCTTCGGAACGGGAATTCTGGGCGTTGGAGGAACTCATTCGGACAGAACGGGAACGGATTTCGGCGATTGGGGAGATTGGGCTCCCTTACTACGTCGGGGTCGAACGGAAGTCGGCGGTTTTGGAGCGCCTTCGTATTTTTGCTGCTTTGGGACGGGAGCTTGACCTCCCTCTCGTTCTGCATGCCGTCTACGACGGAGCGGCGGAAGCGCTCTCTACCCTGCGGGAAGCTGCGATAGAAAAGGCACACTTTCACTGGCTCAAGGCATCGGATGCCATCGTAGAGCGGATTTTGGATTCTGGATACCGGGTGTCGGTTACGCCGGAAATCTGTTATCAGGAGCGGGCTCGGGTGTTGGCACGGAAGGTTCGGCGGCGTGGGGAGCCTATTCTATTTGAGACGGACGGACCGTGGATGTACGAAGGCCCTTTTGGCGGACGGCCTGCAGATCCTCTATGGCTTTGGGACGTGCTTCGGTGCACTGCGGAGGTGGTCGGTGAAAAAGAAGAGGACCTTTTGGCGTCTGCGGATGCCGCATTTCTTTCGCTGTTCGGAAGTTCGTAG
- a CDS encoding 3'-5' exonuclease, producing MNKFIRKIYENDITNDDLSLLVVDVETTGLNYKKDQIIEFAGIVLIANKKDKRIKGYIDAYAGAQEPSIPIKKKVSRITGINREDVVGFSLNLSKINELFKISYFVIAHNAIFDKRFIERLPNFRYTNKIWLDTLHINWKKLLNIKNNTLNEIKQFFNIKETINHSALGDAISLSMILQEKIDGVYVLSYLLTDELIRRIEKYKF from the coding sequence ATGAATAAATTTATAAGAAAAATATACGAGAATGATATAACCAATGATGATTTATCGCTTCTTGTAGTAGATGTAGAAACAACGGGATTAAACTACAAAAAGGATCAAATAATAGAGTTTGCTGGTATTGTTTTGATAGCAAATAAAAAAGATAAACGCATAAAAGGTTACATAGACGCTTACGCAGGGGCGCAAGAACCAAGCATACCTATAAAAAAGAAGGTATCAAGAATAACAGGGATAAATAGAGAAGACGTTGTCGGTTTTAGCTTAAATTTAAGTAAGATTAACGAACTATTTAAAATTTCATACTTCGTTATAGCACATAATGCAATTTTCGATAAAAGATTTATAGAAAGATTGCCAAATTTTCGTTACACAAATAAAATTTGGTTAGACACTCTTCATATTAATTGGAAGAAACTTTTAAATATTAAAAATAATACATTAAATGAAATAAAACAATTTTTCAATATAAAAGAAACCATAAACCATTCCGCTCTAGGCGATGCAATATCTTTGTCAATGATTCTACAAGAAAAAATCGATGGCGTATATGTTTTAAGTTATTTATTAACGGATGAACTAATTAGACGCATCGAAAAATATAAGTTTTAA
- a CDS encoding sulfide-dependent adenosine diphosphate thiazole synthase, whose amino-acid sequence MFDERVITRAIVETYLEEFRTIVDLDVAVVGSGPSGLVAARELAKRGYRVAVFEKRLSVGGGLWGGGMLMNRIVVQESARPVLEEFGVRTREYAPGVYVAHSVETVAALVYGALQAGAYVFNGVAMEDVVVRDGRVAGLVLNWGAVHAAGLHVDPLAIHSRAVLDATGHEAEVVRKLAAKNGVSLTVSGERSMWADRGEEETVALTGEVYPGLFASGMAATNVYGGHRMGPIFGGMLLSGVRAAELIAEALGS is encoded by the coding sequence GTGTTCGACGAACGGGTGATCACGCGGGCGATCGTAGAGACGTACCTCGAAGAATTTCGGACGATCGTCGACCTCGACGTCGCCGTCGTCGGTTCGGGTCCGTCGGGGCTCGTTGCCGCGCGGGAACTCGCGAAGCGCGGCTATCGCGTAGCGGTCTTCGAAAAGCGGCTCTCCGTCGGCGGCGGACTTTGGGGCGGCGGGATGCTCATGAACCGAATCGTGGTTCAAGAGTCGGCGCGGCCCGTCCTCGAGGAGTTCGGAGTCCGCACTCGCGAGTATGCCCCGGGCGTATACGTGGCCCATTCGGTCGAAACGGTGGCGGCCCTCGTCTACGGCGCGCTTCAGGCCGGGGCGTATGTCTTCAACGGCGTCGCCATGGAGGACGTCGTCGTGCGCGACGGACGCGTCGCGGGTCTCGTATTGAACTGGGGGGCGGTGCACGCCGCCGGACTTCACGTCGACCCGTTGGCGATCCACTCCCGTGCGGTCCTCGACGCCACGGGCCACGAAGCGGAGGTCGTCCGCAAACTCGCCGCCAAAAACGGGGTATCCCTCACCGTCTCGGGCGAGCGCTCCATGTGGGCAGACCGCGGCGAGGAGGAGACCGTAGCCCTCACGGGCGAGGTTTACCCTGGGCTGTTTGCGAGCGGTATGGCGGCCACCAACGTGTACGGCGGCCACCGCATGGGGCCGATCTTCGGCGGTATGCTTCTTTCGGGCGTGCGTGCCGCCGAACTCATCGCCGAAGCGCTCGGTTCCTGA
- a CDS encoding AAA family ATPase, whose amino-acid sequence MRPHRLRLDGIHSYADPAEVDFSRLKSGVFGIFGPTGSGKSTLLDAITLALYGSVDRSSRSRGVIHVARDEAYVAFTFSLEEGGNEVLYHVEREFRRSTGGDPFSVATRAARLLRRAPGEPRWVPLADRVREVDAAVRELLGLHEDDFLRSVILPQGRFAEFLTLAPAERKGMLERLFALERYGKDLYEKVKRRLETVEGELKVLEAEFRSLGDTSEEALSALRGEIRATEDELTRVREKLTALDGELLLLGRVQEALEGWAAHAEELLRREGEVPAARERERRLRQEEFLLTLVPHAERLEDRRNALAELGQALERAQAEAENASAQKEELQRAVDAHRADGERDRRRLVELGLRLRQLREARERLEEIFVRGKDARENLERTKDQLRHIEERRQKLEEERERSAQAEREAEAEKARLEPFLAREGELRAAERERWKIEEMRKRLRERAQDLRNLGARLGALAFRTPDGLPDLRARLSRWENAYREAHADERRLTERRERLAEAALFLRQRLERREREIEAEHERLWAAHFARKLVPGAPCPVCGSTHHPSPAKPPAGFALWDAAAVGYGRADSEKLPPEDAVLEAERRIRELLFAARELEQRLRHLEFSQGLEILKARSETVSEILAEARDLLPPHLRPSPADETDEGEGGSELSCASEDAGTNPPSTATRGDFASGGFPLTADRSTSDEGELDALAWEVSALEDDWRDAFARRLELEKGLDSLVQSAQSLRERMRETKEEWERRAELLAAAAKELRSARSTWTERHRNIPYSEVDRLLRELEAHRKAADAAETRRKAAAEKRRALEDEAKHLQEEWASLNAESARLEQELESLRKEYARDAKRIHEEWAKLAGELSSFPPLRASLEASFEAVSLPARAKPLPAQAAPPPEAEGRKRPAFPPSEVLQRLEGEVARFVDELEKRGKTLEDALRKAEEAHREAVVRYERTLASLRAAETAKAEAEEEWRSALEQGTPEGLTPPSPRDLLAAYRSGHLDPDRIRAEREALEEFERLRNEARIRFHAASRLLEERLREAPHFPGSEELALLVEGFEVELPDVVTGAKRILRTLEEHLAARERERAEREREKEELQLRLGSLQNRLDELEKNRRRAAELLEEQKKRSRTRELLKTLEHLVQGRALVEFLGREHLEHLVVDAGAHLRFLSRGRYDLAVDESGTFLVRDYTHGGLERPASTLSGGERFLASLSLALALSRTVQLRGRHPLRFFFLDEGFGGLDPEALNTALTALERLETHEMLVGVISHVPEVRERISRRILVDPPEAGGRGSHLRFEGF is encoded by the coding sequence GTGCGTCCCCACCGCCTCCGCCTCGACGGAATCCACAGCTACGCCGACCCCGCGGAGGTCGACTTTTCTCGTCTGAAAAGCGGCGTCTTCGGCATCTTCGGCCCTACGGGGAGTGGGAAGTCGACGCTTCTCGACGCGATCACCCTCGCCTTGTACGGGAGCGTGGACCGCTCCTCGCGCTCCCGCGGCGTGATCCACGTCGCACGGGACGAAGCGTATGTAGCCTTCACCTTTTCCCTCGAAGAAGGCGGGAACGAGGTCCTCTACCACGTCGAACGGGAGTTCCGCCGCAGTACCGGCGGTGACCCCTTCTCCGTGGCGACGCGGGCGGCGCGCCTCCTCCGCCGCGCTCCGGGAGAACCCCGCTGGGTCCCCCTGGCCGACCGCGTGCGCGAAGTAGACGCCGCGGTCCGCGAGCTCCTCGGCCTCCACGAAGACGACTTCCTCCGCTCCGTGATCCTCCCCCAGGGCCGGTTTGCCGAATTCCTCACGCTCGCCCCGGCGGAACGTAAAGGGATGCTAGAACGCCTATTCGCACTCGAAAGGTACGGAAAGGATTTGTACGAAAAGGTGAAGCGGCGCCTAGAAACCGTCGAAGGTGAACTCAAAGTGCTCGAGGCAGAGTTCCGGAGCCTCGGAGACACCTCCGAGGAGGCGCTCTCGGCCCTCCGGGGGGAAATTCGCGCCACAGAAGACGAGCTCACCCGGGTGCGGGAGAAGCTCACCGCGCTGGACGGCGAACTCCTCCTCCTCGGACGCGTACAGGAAGCCTTGGAAGGCTGGGCCGCCCACGCCGAAGAACTCCTCCGCCGCGAAGGAGAAGTTCCCGCCGCCCGCGAACGCGAACGCCGCTTGCGGCAGGAGGAATTCCTCCTCACTCTCGTTCCCCACGCGGAGCGCCTCGAGGACCGGAGGAACGCCCTCGCCGAGCTCGGGCAGGCGCTCGAGCGCGCGCAGGCCGAAGCGGAAAACGCTTCTGCACAGAAGGAAGAACTCCAACGCGCCGTAGACGCGCACCGCGCGGACGGGGAACGCGACCGCCGCCGCCTTGTCGAACTCGGCCTTCGCCTTCGGCAGCTTCGCGAAGCGCGGGAGCGCCTCGAGGAAATTTTTGTGCGCGGGAAAGATGCCCGAGAAAACCTCGAACGCACCAAGGACCAGCTTCGCCACATCGAAGAAAGGCGCCAAAAGCTCGAGGAAGAACGGGAGCGAAGCGCACAGGCGGAGCGGGAAGCGGAGGCGGAAAAGGCCCGCCTCGAACCCTTCCTCGCGCGCGAAGGGGAACTCCGAGCCGCGGAGAGGGAACGGTGGAAGATCGAGGAGATGCGGAAACGACTGCGCGAGCGGGCGCAGGACCTCCGAAACCTCGGCGCCCGTCTCGGAGCGCTCGCCTTCCGTACACCGGACGGACTCCCGGATCTCCGGGCACGCCTGAGCCGGTGGGAAAACGCGTACCGCGAAGCGCACGCCGACGAACGCCGTCTCACCGAACGGCGCGAACGCCTTGCGGAAGCCGCCCTCTTCCTTCGCCAAAGGCTCGAACGCCGCGAACGCGAAATCGAAGCCGAGCACGAGCGACTCTGGGCCGCACACTTCGCCCGCAAGCTCGTCCCGGGAGCCCCCTGCCCCGTCTGCGGCTCCACGCACCACCCTTCCCCCGCTAAGCCGCCCGCGGGATTTGCCCTATGGGATGCCGCAGCGGTCGGCTACGGCCGTGCAGACTCGGAGAAGCTCCCGCCCGAAGACGCCGTCCTCGAGGCCGAAAGGCGCATCCGCGAGCTCCTCTTCGCCGCCAGAGAACTCGAGCAGCGCCTGCGCCACCTCGAATTCTCCCAAGGCCTCGAGATCCTTAAAGCCCGATCCGAAACGGTATCCGAGATCCTCGCGGAAGCCCGCGACCTCCTTCCCCCGCACCTCCGCCCCTCCCCTGCAGACGAAACGGACGAAGGCGAAGGAGGCTCGGAACTCTCCTGCGCTTCGGAGGACGCGGGCACAAACCCGCCCAGCACCGCGACCCGGGGCGATTTCGCTTCCGGCGGCTTCCCCCTCACCGCTGACCGTTCGACGTCCGACGAAGGCGAACTCGACGCACTCGCTTGGGAAGTGAGCGCGCTGGAAGACGACTGGCGCGACGCCTTCGCGCGCCGCCTCGAGCTCGAAAAAGGCCTCGATTCGCTCGTCCAGAGCGCCCAATCCCTGCGCGAACGCATGCGGGAGACAAAGGAAGAGTGGGAAAGGCGCGCCGAACTCCTTGCCGCCGCGGCCAAAGAACTCCGATCGGCGCGGAGCACGTGGACCGAACGCCACCGGAACATCCCCTACTCCGAGGTAGACCGTCTCCTCCGCGAACTCGAAGCGCACCGCAAGGCCGCCGACGCCGCGGAAACGCGGCGCAAGGCCGCCGCTGAGAAAAGGCGCGCCCTCGAAGACGAGGCGAAGCACCTTCAGGAAGAGTGGGCGTCCCTCAATGCCGAAAGCGCCCGCCTCGAACAAGAACTCGAGAGCCTGCGCAAGGAGTACGCTCGCGACGCGAAAAGGATCCACGAGGAGTGGGCAAAACTCGCCGGCGAGCTCTCCTCCTTTCCCCCTCTCCGCGCCTCCCTCGAGGCGTCTTTCGAAGCCGTATCCCTCCCCGCGAGAGCAAAGCCGCTCCCCGCACAGGCGGCACCCCCTCCCGAAGCGGAAGGCCGCAAGCGTCCGGCATTTCCTCCTTCGGAGGTATTGCAAAGGCTCGAAGGCGAAGTCGCGCGCTTCGTCGACGAACTCGAGAAGCGCGGGAAAACGCTCGAAGACGCCCTCCGGAAAGCCGAAGAAGCCCACCGCGAGGCGGTGGTTCGGTACGAACGGACTTTGGCCTCCCTTCGGGCGGCGGAAACGGCAAAGGCCGAGGCAGAAGAAGAGTGGCGAAGCGCCCTGGAGCAAGGCACACCGGAAGGGCTCACCCCACCCTCCCCGCGGGACCTTCTCGCCGCCTACCGCTCCGGCCACCTCGACCCGGATCGCATCCGCGCCGAGCGCGAGGCGCTGGAAGAATTCGAACGCCTGCGGAACGAGGCGCGCATTCGCTTCCACGCCGCGTCCCGCCTCCTCGAAGAACGACTTCGGGAAGCTCCCCACTTTCCGGGATCCGAGGAGCTCGCCCTCCTCGTCGAAGGCTTTGAGGTTGAACTGCCCGACGTCGTGACCGGGGCCAAGCGCATTCTTAGAACCCTCGAGGAACACCTGGCGGCGAGAGAGCGCGAACGCGCAGAACGCGAGCGCGAGAAGGAAGAACTACAGCTCCGGCTCGGAAGCCTGCAAAACCGCCTCGACGAACTGGAAAAGAACCGACGGCGCGCCGCGGAACTCTTGGAAGAACAAAAAAAGCGCTCCCGCACGCGGGAGCTCCTCAAAACACTGGAACACCTCGTTCAAGGGCGGGCGCTCGTGGAGTTCCTCGGACGCGAGCACCTCGAACACCTCGTCGTCGACGCCGGCGCCCACCTCCGCTTTCTCTCGCGCGGGCGCTATGACCTCGCGGTGGACGAGAGCGGCACCTTCCTCGTCCGAGACTACACCCACGGCGGCCTCGAACGGCCGGCGAGCACCCTTTCCGGCGGCGAGCGCTTCCTCGCTTCGCTCTCCCTAGCCCTCGCCCTCTCGCGGACGGTCCAACTCCGCGGCCGGCACCCTCTGCGCTTCTTCTTCCTCGACGAAGGGTTCGGCGGCCTCGACCCCGAAGCGCTGAACACGGCACTTACGGCCCTCGAACGCCTGGAAACGCACGAGATGCTCGTCGGCGTGATCAGCCACGTCCCGGAAGTGCGCGAACGGATCTCCCGGAGGATCCTCGTCGATCCCCCAGAGGCCGGGGGGCGCGGAAGCCATTTGCGGTTCGAAGGGTTTTGA
- a CDS encoding exonuclease SbcCD subunit D produces the protein MRILHTADWHLGSTLEGRDRKEEQAAVLEEIVEIAREEDVDLVLVAGDVYDRYNPPAWAETLLYETLARLAEGGRQVVVLAGNHDSPERIAAAHPLAHERGIHLVGRVPEKPLLFEARRPVRGAPERIAVLPVPYVSEVRLREVIYAVEEGSSPNDRQSPERGGGGLEADPDGISGEDPDRGQGAGETNPLGTPPGAGETNPVGTLSGAGETDPVGAPPGAGETVPGDIPYDGTSARRSAYAAKMRQIFGRLLASVPAEVPAVLAAHLFVLGGSTSDSERPIEVGGAYALAPEDFPPVAYVALGHLHRPQELPAPATGAYSGSPLALSFSEAGQSKRVVLVTWEGSPPQARLTWLPLRRGKPLVRHTFLGGAEELLRYARSDADRGAWVEVVVHTPVPLDSEVVREVRRRHPGILIIRPILPETARESISVTADRPPEEFFRRFYRERTGGKDPEEDLVRLFLELLAEGDEGLPAASL, from the coding sequence ATGCGCATCTTGCACACGGCCGACTGGCACCTCGGCAGCACGCTCGAAGGCCGAGACCGCAAAGAGGAGCAGGCGGCGGTTCTCGAGGAAATCGTGGAGATCGCCCGCGAAGAAGACGTAGACCTCGTCCTCGTCGCCGGCGACGTCTACGACAGGTACAACCCCCCGGCGTGGGCCGAAACCCTCCTGTACGAAACGCTCGCCCGCCTCGCCGAAGGCGGTCGCCAGGTCGTCGTCCTCGCCGGCAACCACGACAGCCCCGAGCGCATTGCGGCCGCCCACCCGCTGGCCCACGAACGGGGAATCCACCTCGTCGGCCGCGTACCCGAAAAGCCCCTCCTCTTTGAGGCGCGCCGACCCGTGCGCGGGGCTCCCGAGCGCATCGCGGTGCTCCCCGTGCCGTACGTCTCCGAAGTCCGACTCCGGGAGGTCATCTACGCGGTCGAAGAAGGGAGCAGCCCAAACGACAGACAAAGCCCCGAGCGGGGCGGGGGCGGCCTGGAAGCGGATCCGGACGGTATCTCGGGTGAGGATCCGGACCGCGGGCAAGGCGCGGGCGAAACCAACCCCCTAGGCACGCCGCCCGGCGCGGGAGAAACCAACCCCGTGGGCACGCTGTCCGGCGCGGGCGAAACCGACCCCGTGGGCGCGCCGCCCGGCGCGGGCGAAACCGTACCTGGAGACATACCGTACGACGGGACCTCCGCCCGCCGCTCCGCCTACGCCGCCAAGATGCGCCAGATCTTCGGTCGCCTGCTCGCCTCCGTACCCGCCGAAGTACCTGCGGTGCTCGCGGCACACCTCTTCGTATTGGGAGGGAGTACGAGCGACTCCGAACGCCCCATCGAAGTCGGAGGCGCCTACGCCCTCGCACCGGAGGACTTCCCGCCCGTCGCCTACGTCGCCCTCGGCCACCTCCACCGACCTCAGGAGCTGCCCGCACCCGCCACGGGGGCGTACAGCGGTTCTCCGCTCGCCCTCTCCTTTTCCGAGGCGGGACAGAGCAAGCGCGTCGTCCTCGTCACCTGGGAGGGAAGTCCCCCCCAGGCGCGCCTCACGTGGCTTCCCCTGCGGCGCGGAAAACCGCTCGTCCGCCACACGTTTCTGGGCGGCGCCGAAGAGCTCCTCCGCTACGCCCGCTCCGACGCGGACCGAGGGGCGTGGGTAGAAGTCGTCGTCCACACCCCCGTCCCCCTGGACTCGGAGGTCGTCCGCGAAGTCCGCCGCCGCCACCCGGGAATCCTCATCATCCGCCCCATCCTGCCGGAAACCGCGCGCGAGAGCATCTCCGTCACCGCCGACCGGCCGCCGGAAGAATTCTTCCGCCGGTTTTACCGCGAACGCACCGGAGGCAAAGACCCCGAGGAAGACCTCGTCCGCCTCTTCCTCGAACTCCTCGCCGAAGGCGACGAGGGCCTTCCCGCGGCGAGCCTCTAG